The Fulvivirga ligni genome window below encodes:
- a CDS encoding 2,3-diaminopropionate biosynthesis protein SbnB, whose translation MIYLNENDIKQQDLDWSRNVEVIANAITCIKSKDISQPVKPYLRYGNLKNRIIAMPAYIGGDIHMSGIKWIASFPDNIKKGLVRAHSVIVLNEADTGLPVGILNSGSISAIRTASVSGLVLKEYMKARKPRGLKIGITGFGPIGQYHLSMCREILGNTIDEVAIYDLKGISLDTIPENTRDKIRPVTSWEEAYEDADVFITCTVSSERYIDKKPKVGSLHLNVSLRDYKSDVYPHFVGGIVVDDWEEVCRENTDIEQFHKINGLQKADVYAIQDIIADGVFSRIPVDQPIMFNPMGMAVFDIAMSNHYMKLAMASSSGLALE comes from the coding sequence ATGATCTACCTAAACGAAAATGATATAAAGCAGCAAGATTTGGATTGGAGTAGAAATGTTGAAGTTATTGCTAATGCCATAACCTGCATTAAATCCAAAGATATTTCACAGCCTGTGAAACCATATTTGCGCTATGGGAATTTGAAAAACAGAATAATAGCTATGCCAGCATATATTGGAGGGGACATACATATGTCAGGTATAAAATGGATTGCTAGCTTTCCAGACAATATAAAAAAAGGACTGGTAAGAGCTCATAGCGTTATTGTACTGAATGAGGCTGATACGGGCCTTCCTGTTGGTATTCTTAATAGTGGTTCAATTTCCGCTATCCGAACTGCTTCTGTCAGTGGCCTTGTTCTAAAGGAATATATGAAAGCTCGTAAACCTAGAGGTCTAAAGATAGGTATAACAGGTTTCGGACCGATTGGACAGTACCATTTAAGTATGTGCAGAGAAATTCTAGGAAATACTATAGATGAGGTGGCCATTTATGATCTTAAGGGAATTTCTCTGGACACTATTCCTGAGAATACAAGAGATAAAATAAGGCCCGTTACCAGTTGGGAAGAAGCTTACGAGGATGCGGATGTTTTTATAACTTGTACAGTATCTAGTGAAAGGTATATTGATAAGAAACCTAAGGTAGGATCACTTCACCTTAATGTTTCACTAAGAGATTATAAATCTGATGTTTATCCACATTTTGTGGGAGGTATTGTAGTGGATGATTGGGAAGAGGTGTGTAGGGAAAATACAGATATAGAACAGTTTCATAAAATTAATGGACTGCAAAAGGCTGATGTGTATGCAATTCAAGATATTATAGCAGATGGCGTTTTTAGTCGTATACCAGTAGATCAACCTATTATGTTTAATCCCATGGGGATGGCCGTATTTGATATAGCGATGTCCAATCATTATATGAAGTTAGCAATGGCCTCTAGTAGCGGGTTGGCACTCGAATAA
- a CDS encoding phytanoyl-CoA dioxygenase family protein: MISQEQISQYHEKGYLLLENYFTPKEVSLMNSQLTLLMQDDGPRKIIESNGEIRSYYGAHQMNNIYNEVARVRKLVEPVKQILDSDIYIHQTKVNFKKALKGNWWEWHQDFPYWNLEDGMPLPRVTSVMIYLDDVTEFNGPLMVIPGSHKLGIVSFEDKQQSEEEVSYTGANLKYTIGRSILTKGFEDNNVVSTIGKAGSVLFFHGNIFHASNCNMSPFDRRTYIITYNSVENTLNNVGKERPEFLSERNFSPLQALENEWYQNAEITS; this comes from the coding sequence ATGATTAGTCAAGAACAAATAAGCCAATACCATGAGAAAGGTTATCTTCTGCTGGAAAACTATTTCACTCCGAAGGAAGTAAGTCTAATGAATTCTCAACTTACACTGCTTATGCAGGACGATGGGCCAAGAAAGATCATAGAGTCTAATGGGGAGATAAGATCCTATTATGGAGCTCACCAGATGAATAATATTTATAACGAAGTAGCGCGTGTTAGAAAACTCGTAGAACCTGTTAAACAGATTCTTGACAGTGATATTTACATCCATCAAACCAAGGTTAATTTTAAAAAGGCGCTAAAGGGAAACTGGTGGGAATGGCATCAAGACTTTCCATATTGGAATCTTGAAGATGGTATGCCACTACCAAGGGTTACATCGGTTATGATATATCTGGATGATGTAACTGAGTTTAACGGGCCTTTAATGGTAATACCTGGGTCTCACAAGTTGGGAATTGTTTCATTCGAAGACAAGCAGCAAAGTGAGGAGGAAGTTAGCTATACAGGAGCAAATTTGAAATACACAATAGGTAGATCAATTTTAACAAAAGGGTTTGAAGATAACAATGTAGTTAGTACCATTGGAAAAGCAGGTAGTGTACTTTTCTTTCATGGGAATATTTTCCATGCCTCCAATTGTAACATGTCTCCTTTCGACAGAAGGACATACATTATTACCTACAACAGCGTAGAAAATACTTTAAATAATGTTGGAAAAGAGAGACCTGAATTCCTTTCTGAGCGCAATTTCTCTCCTTTGCAAGCCTTGGAAAATGAATGGTATCAGAATGCGGAAATAACTTCCTGA
- a CDS encoding cyclic peptide export ABC transporter yields MGNIPNYLYIFGGLLILVGVSISTVTFVQFYRKKRSIQITARKVYHYLGGILLLLPLFICVYFIPVAFYDENFWNAISVRYDDIKQSMMFFSFSLLGFYLLTASTSFFPHYNKYYNEIPPLLILSLFPGVANSMLVMIITNFINSDTDVKYLLFFFALCTYVYIITVRLSKRKAAYIGTLVAGDLNVLVLRNIFDFSYIKFEKIKSSKIYTILNDDLGILIGFSKDLIRIYTSVVMALIVLAYLFSLNLLSSLLLVLITGLILGFHYLVSNNYVKALHYAKEQREHYMDLVMGLASGFKELVLHGVKRSEYHTDLEGGSADYYNADLKTTNININKILFSDLSFIIAIGATCLMFPLIFNFSKELVTSYVIATLFLWSPFNTIINAVPQISQVQVSWKRISDFLHHTAAEDLVEEPLTLTASNINTVNHIMMKDVSFNYKPDIKNEDITYGIGPINFEADKGEIVFIIGGNGSGKTTFLKILIGLYKSDKGQILINGQKINYRFLGEYFSVIYSDFYLFKKIYGIKYERLEQVYEWLDTLGLADKVKIEHGSFSTLDLSQGQRKRLAILKSYLEDRPIYFFDECAADLDPDFKEFFYYELLPKMRDEGKVLISITHDEKYFDVANRCYKMEMGKMKELSKLEKV; encoded by the coding sequence GTGGGAAATATACCTAACTATCTATACATATTTGGAGGGCTTTTAATCCTTGTGGGGGTTTCGATATCAACGGTAACCTTTGTGCAGTTTTATAGAAAAAAAAGAAGTATCCAAATCACAGCGAGAAAAGTGTACCACTATTTGGGAGGAATATTGTTACTTCTACCACTATTCATATGTGTATACTTTATCCCGGTAGCTTTTTATGATGAGAATTTTTGGAATGCAATATCTGTCAGATATGATGATATAAAGCAATCTATGATGTTTTTTAGCTTTTCTTTATTAGGCTTTTATTTGCTCACTGCGTCTACATCCTTTTTTCCTCATTATAACAAATATTATAATGAAATACCTCCACTTTTGATTTTAAGCCTTTTTCCAGGAGTTGCTAATTCAATGTTGGTAATGATCATAACAAATTTCATCAATAGTGATACTGATGTGAAGTATCTGCTTTTCTTTTTTGCCTTGTGTACCTACGTATATATTATCACTGTGAGACTAAGTAAAAGAAAGGCAGCCTATATAGGAACGTTAGTAGCAGGAGATTTGAATGTGTTGGTACTGAGAAATATTTTTGATTTCTCCTACATTAAATTTGAAAAGATTAAAAGCAGTAAAATCTATACAATTTTAAATGATGATCTTGGCATACTGATTGGATTTTCAAAAGATTTAATCAGAATTTATACTAGCGTAGTCATGGCATTGATTGTTCTTGCTTACCTATTTAGTCTTAATCTTTTAAGTTCCTTGTTGTTAGTGCTTATAACTGGTTTAATCCTCGGCTTTCACTACCTGGTATCCAACAATTATGTTAAAGCACTCCATTACGCTAAAGAGCAGCGTGAACATTATATGGATTTGGTTATGGGCTTAGCTTCAGGATTTAAAGAGTTGGTGTTACATGGGGTAAAACGTAGTGAATATCATACAGACCTTGAAGGAGGGAGTGCAGATTATTATAATGCAGATTTGAAGACAACAAACATTAATATTAATAAGATTTTATTTTCAGACTTATCTTTTATTATAGCCATAGGAGCTACTTGTTTAATGTTTCCTTTGATTTTTAATTTCAGCAAAGAATTAGTTACATCTTATGTTATAGCAACTCTGTTTTTATGGTCGCCTTTTAATACTATAATTAATGCGGTGCCTCAAATTTCGCAAGTGCAGGTTTCTTGGAAACGAATAAGTGATTTTCTCCATCATACAGCCGCAGAAGATTTAGTAGAAGAGCCATTAACCTTAACAGCTAGTAATATTAATACGGTAAATCATATTATGATGAAAGATGTTAGTTTTAATTATAAACCTGACATTAAGAATGAGGATATCACGTATGGAATAGGACCTATTAATTTTGAAGCAGATAAGGGTGAGATAGTTTTCATAATTGGTGGTAACGGAAGTGGTAAGACTACATTTTTAAAAATCCTTATAGGACTTTATAAGTCGGATAAGGGACAAATTCTAATCAATGGGCAAAAGATTAATTATAGATTTCTTGGGGAATACTTTTCTGTTATTTATAGTGATTTTTACCTCTTTAAGAAAATCTATGGTATAAAGTATGAAAGGCTAGAGCAGGTATATGAGTGGTTAGATACACTTGGCCTAGCTGATAAAGTGAAGATTGAACATGGTTCTTTTAGTACTTTGGACTTATCTCAAGGTCAAAGAAAAAGACTTGCCATATTGAAGTCTTATCTTGAGGATAGACCAATTTATTTTTTTGATGAATGTGCAGCAGATTTAGATCCTGATTTTAAAGAATTTTTTTACTACGAATTATTGCCAAAAATGCGTGATGAAGGCAAGGTACTTATCAGCATTACTCATGACGAAAAATACTTTGATGTGGCAAATAGGTGCTACAAAATGGAGATGGGTAAAATGAAGGAACTGTCTAAACTTGAAAAGGTTTAG
- the sbnA gene encoding 2,3-diaminopropionate biosynthesis protein SbnA: MINNILNKVGNTPLIPLKIQESPNLNVFAKLEFYNPTGSVKDRAACYIMNRLLNERVINKNTTIIESSSGNFGVALSAYARMHGLKFICVIDKNTLPVNEMLIRLQGAEVICITEPDEFGGYLMNRLKKVREIIDNTDNIYWVNQYGNPLNAQAYYNSLGKEICLEIPRQKLDYLFMGVSSGGTITGVSQMVKRKHPEATIVAVDVEGSVIFGREASKRFIPGIGSSIRPKILDDAFIDEIEFVSEKDTITSCRELLEKHNLYAGGSAGSVYQAVKQYFQNKAINNPVNVMCVFADRGERYISTIYNDDWCRMVQEYVERNHSKASVSV; this comes from the coding sequence ATGATTAATAATATTCTAAATAAGGTAGGAAATACTCCTCTTATTCCATTGAAAATTCAGGAGAGCCCTAATCTAAATGTTTTTGCCAAGTTGGAATTTTACAATCCAACGGGTAGTGTAAAGGATCGAGCAGCCTGTTACATTATGAATCGTCTGTTGAATGAACGGGTAATTAATAAAAATACAACTATTATAGAATCATCCTCGGGTAATTTTGGTGTTGCTCTTTCTGCGTATGCACGAATGCATGGATTGAAGTTTATTTGCGTTATCGATAAAAATACCTTGCCTGTTAATGAAATGCTTATAAGGTTACAAGGGGCTGAAGTTATCTGTATTACCGAACCGGACGAATTTGGCGGATACCTTATGAATAGATTGAAGAAAGTACGAGAGATAATTGATAACACTGACAATATTTATTGGGTTAATCAATATGGTAATCCATTGAACGCTCAAGCTTATTATAACTCTTTAGGTAAGGAAATATGTCTTGAGATACCCAGGCAAAAATTGGATTACCTTTTTATGGGGGTTAGTTCAGGAGGCACAATTACTGGGGTATCACAGATGGTTAAGAGGAAGCACCCTGAAGCAACCATTGTTGCAGTGGATGTGGAAGGATCTGTAATTTTTGGTAGGGAAGCTAGCAAGCGTTTTATACCCGGAATAGGATCGAGCATAAGGCCTAAAATATTGGATGATGCATTTATTGATGAAATAGAATTTGTTTCAGAAAAAGACACTATTACTTCATGTCGCGAGCTTTTAGAAAAACATAACCTTTATGCTGGAGGCTCTGCAGGTTCAGTTTATCAAGCAGTGAAGCAATATTTCCAAAATAAAGCAATAAATAACCCTGTCAATGTGATGTGTGTATTTGCAGACAGAGGGGAGCGATATATAAGTACAATATATAATGATGATTGGTGTAGAATGGTTCAAGAATATGTTGAACGAAACCATTCTAAGGCGTCAGTTTCAGTTTAA
- a CDS encoding TauD/TfdA family dioxygenase, with product MEPSTEAQIKYLTNLKGATTFDASDHFPFMIKPKGNANALLWAKENSDELNKLLLQHGALLLRGFEIGGAETFNKMFSTISGDAMAYNNRTSPREQVYSNVYTSTSHPNDQNIYMHTENSYSSIFNRIIAFYCLKPANVGGETPIADERKLLAGLKKSTIEKFREKGIQYVRNSMPGIGLDWKTIYQTNDRQKVNDILTSNGHHFTWVSDEHLRVKWSLPAFHQHPLTSEDMWFNHMYFGHKSLYDPAVLEFFSEEDLPFVTYYGDGSDIEPDVIKEFHDFYESESIVFKWEQDDFLLLDNLMFSHGRKPFQGERTILTAMGQPYQMDRNI from the coding sequence ATGGAACCTTCCACAGAAGCACAAATAAAATATTTAACAAACCTGAAGGGTGCTACAACATTCGATGCATCAGACCATTTTCCATTCATGATTAAACCAAAAGGTAATGCAAATGCATTACTCTGGGCAAAGGAAAATAGCGATGAATTAAATAAGCTGCTGCTTCAGCATGGGGCGTTGCTATTGAGGGGCTTTGAAATTGGTGGTGCTGAAACCTTTAATAAAATGTTTTCAACCATATCTGGAGATGCCATGGCCTATAACAATAGAACATCTCCAAGGGAACAAGTTTATAGTAATGTTTATACATCTACTAGCCACCCTAATGATCAGAATATATATATGCATACTGAGAATTCTTACTCAAGCATATTTAATAGAATAATAGCATTCTATTGCCTTAAACCTGCGAATGTAGGTGGAGAAACACCAATAGCAGATGAAAGAAAACTTTTAGCTGGTTTAAAAAAGAGCACTATTGAGAAGTTTAGAGAAAAGGGAATTCAGTATGTGCGTAATTCCATGCCGGGCATTGGTCTTGATTGGAAAACCATATATCAAACCAATGATCGGCAAAAGGTGAATGATATTCTCACATCCAATGGGCATCATTTTACTTGGGTTAGTGATGAACATTTAAGGGTGAAGTGGAGTCTCCCTGCGTTTCATCAACATCCGCTCACCTCTGAAGATATGTGGTTTAATCATATGTATTTTGGTCATAAAAGTTTGTACGATCCGGCAGTTTTGGAGTTTTTTTCGGAAGAGGATTTGCCTTTTGTTACATATTATGGAGATGGGAGTGATATAGAGCCAGATGTAATAAAAGAATTTCATGATTTTTACGAGAGTGAATCGATAGTCTTTAAATGGGAGCAAGATGATTTTTTACTTTTGGATAATCTCATGTTTTCGCACGGGAGAAAACCATTTCAAGGTGAACGTACAATACTTACCGCCATGGGGCAACCTTACCAAATGGACCGGAATATATAA
- a CDS encoding ABC transporter permease, whose amino-acid sequence MLKKNFLIAVRRLLKNKGHAVVNILGLSIGLASIILMLFYIKYETTYDSFNSNYNELYRVERSYNVGNQNEIWDSAPYILAGELKSSVPEIENATNINYTSNYLTFNDKMYNEKKGLYADSSFPDMFTFHFIEGNKIEALKEPMSIIISESLANKIYDDVDIIGETLLVDKKHNCVVTGVFQDYPEDSHLDIDYVISYNSYEQLTGFKRDAGWDYDNSTIYVQLKNNANYKDVSQKIKDILMSRGKHEQGVSELLSLRPIGEIYLNSSNVRGGSGGQRSEITIIYMFVAVVIFTALITILNYINSSTAQLMYRELEIGIKKVLGSSQRHLISQFIAESWVMTIASFIVSIAIVFVALPFFNQLIDKEISFELNRDWLLLIKITVAVFIVGTISGLYPVFYLSSLKVSAFLHGNSSFKRRTRLRKVLVIFQLMVAIPLIFVSILITEQIRYIENKNIGFVKGGLLVSRVETAGKKDLELLRSLKTILRQNPEVEEVTISSSAPFNGGGQETFNWEGGEPGSQIALRSHAIDYDFIDTYKIQLVAGRDFSREHGMDLRSACMLNETAVDAFGWEDAIGKTIDDGRLRVIGVVEDFNDYTLFKRIPPMILTMNEDWHNPLVTIRVNTEQEARVQQEINTLFNDYFPNDPLEFRYLNTEFDSNFLDALRSATKMFIFFSMLAILLAVQGLYSLVSYSLKSQKKMIAVRKVLGASIPSLFTLMMKEYMILFAIAGSLGLISVYLAAGKLMSVFAYHVEVKLFYLLAAGMLALFVVIISVSSKIISASKENPIKAIAAK is encoded by the coding sequence ATGTTAAAAAAGAACTTTTTGATAGCTGTCCGTAGATTACTTAAAAATAAAGGGCATGCTGTGGTAAATATATTGGGATTATCGATTGGCCTTGCTTCAATTATACTTATGTTATTCTACATAAAGTATGAAACCACTTATGATTCTTTTAATAGCAATTACAATGAATTGTATAGAGTTGAGCGAAGTTACAATGTTGGGAACCAAAATGAAATATGGGATTCAGCGCCTTATATTTTGGCAGGAGAGTTAAAAAGTTCTGTACCTGAAATTGAAAATGCAACTAACATTAATTATACCTCGAATTACCTCACGTTTAATGATAAAATGTATAATGAGAAAAAAGGGTTGTATGCTGATAGTAGTTTTCCTGATATGTTCACTTTTCATTTTATAGAAGGTAATAAAATTGAGGCACTGAAAGAGCCGATGAGTATTATAATTTCTGAATCGTTGGCAAACAAAATTTATGATGATGTAGATATAATTGGAGAGACACTTCTTGTCGATAAAAAGCATAACTGTGTAGTAACTGGAGTATTTCAGGACTATCCTGAAGACTCTCATTTAGACATTGATTATGTTATTTCGTATAACTCATACGAGCAATTGACCGGATTTAAACGCGATGCGGGATGGGATTATGATAATTCTACTATTTATGTACAGCTTAAAAATAATGCTAACTATAAAGATGTCTCTCAAAAGATAAAAGACATACTAATGTCTCGTGGTAAACATGAGCAGGGAGTAAGTGAATTACTAAGTTTAAGGCCAATAGGCGAGATTTATCTGAATAGTTCCAATGTAAGAGGAGGTTCAGGCGGTCAAAGAAGTGAAATAACTATAATATATATGTTTGTGGCAGTGGTAATTTTCACTGCACTTATCACCATTCTTAACTACATTAACTCGAGTACTGCACAGCTAATGTATAGAGAGTTAGAAATTGGTATTAAAAAGGTACTTGGTAGTTCACAACGTCATTTGATTTCCCAATTTATAGCAGAATCATGGGTGATGACAATTGCATCATTTATAGTCTCAATTGCGATTGTTTTTGTAGCGTTACCATTTTTCAACCAATTAATAGATAAGGAAATTTCATTTGAATTGAATAGGGATTGGCTACTTTTAATTAAGATCACTGTAGCTGTGTTTATTGTGGGAACCATTTCAGGACTTTATCCAGTATTTTATCTTTCTTCTCTCAAAGTATCGGCCTTTCTCCATGGAAACTCTTCTTTTAAACGTAGAACTCGATTAAGAAAGGTATTAGTAATATTTCAGCTAATGGTGGCCATTCCTTTGATTTTCGTTTCCATTCTTATAACTGAACAGATCAGGTATATTGAAAATAAAAATATAGGTTTTGTTAAGGGAGGTTTGTTGGTGTCAAGAGTAGAAACTGCCGGTAAAAAAGACCTAGAGCTGCTTAGGTCGTTGAAGACCATTCTACGACAAAATCCGGAGGTAGAAGAGGTAACTATCTCCAGCTCAGCTCCTTTTAATGGAGGTGGTCAGGAAACGTTTAATTGGGAGGGAGGTGAGCCAGGAAGTCAAATTGCCCTTAGGTCACATGCAATTGATTATGACTTTATAGACACTTATAAGATTCAACTTGTAGCTGGAAGGGACTTCTCAAGGGAACATGGTATGGATTTACGATCGGCATGTATGCTAAATGAAACGGCGGTTGATGCATTTGGCTGGGAAGATGCTATTGGTAAAACTATTGATGATGGACGGTTGCGCGTGATTGGGGTAGTTGAAGACTTTAACGATTATACGTTATTCAAGAGAATTCCACCTATGATATTAACTATGAATGAAGACTGGCATAATCCCTTGGTTACAATTAGAGTAAATACTGAACAGGAGGCAAGGGTACAGCAAGAGATCAATACATTATTTAATGATTATTTTCCCAATGATCCTTTGGAATTCAGGTATTTGAACACAGAGTTTGATAGCAATTTCTTGGATGCTCTTAGAAGTGCCACTAAAATGTTTATATTTTTTTCAATGTTAGCCATTCTTTTGGCGGTTCAAGGACTTTATAGTCTTGTTTCTTATTCTTTAAAAAGCCAAAAAAAGATGATTGCGGTTCGTAAGGTGTTAGGCGCGAGTATTCCGAGTCTGTTTACATTGATGATGAAAGAGTATATGATACTGTTTGCCATTGCAGGCTCTTTGGGTCTAATTTCTGTCTACTTAGCAGCAGGCAAGTTAATGAGTGTATTTGCTTACCATGTGGAGGTGAAATTATTCTACCTATTGGCAGCTGGTATGCTGGCACTCTTTGTTGTAATAATATCAGTGAGTAGCAAAATAATATCAGCGTCCAAAGAAAATCCAATAAAAGCTATAGCTGCAAAATGA